The proteins below come from a single Perca flavescens isolate YP-PL-M2 chromosome 8, PFLA_1.0, whole genome shotgun sequence genomic window:
- the rxfp3.3b gene encoding relaxin-3 receptor 1, whose translation MATPELWSYNSTSAWNQSAAGGQERFGSLDDIDLPADGSPALRILISIVYSVVCAAGLVGNLLVFFLMKARRGRKKRSSINLFILNLAVTDFQFVLTLPFWAVDTALDFSWPFGNAMCKIILSVTVMNMYASVFFLTAMSVTRYWSVASALKDRTRRRVCPVRWVIAGLWVSATAASLPTAVFSTVKSVAGERLCLLGFPDGQSWLALYHLQKILVAFVFPMLIVSVCYLLLLRFVRLRSMNNNQVKRRSRVTRSVTIVVLSFFVCWMPNHAITFWGVLVKFNVVNWDRTYYMVHTYIHPVTVCLAHTNSCLNPVLYCLMRREFRKKMKELFWRISSPTGANSCPLRPFSGTVRAEPEVIPLNTVETENCRLSVLTDQGDTDALQR comes from the coding sequence ATGGCGACGCCAGAGCTGTGGAGCTACAACTCCACGTCCGCGTGGAACCAGTCTGCGGCGGGGGGACAGGAGCGCTTCGGCAGCCTGGATGACATCGACCTGCCGGCGGACGGCTCCCCGGCGCTGCGCATCCTCATCTCCATCGTGTACTCGGTGGTGTGCGCCGCAGGGCTCGTGGGCAACCTGCTCGTCTTCTTCCTGATGAAAGCGCGCCGAGGGCGCAAGAAGCGCTCCAGCATTAACCTGTTCATCCTCAACCTGGCCGTCACGGACTTCCAGTTCGTGCTCACGCTGCCCTTCTGGGCCGTGGACACGGCTCTGGACTTCAGCTGGCCGTTCGGCAACGCCATGTGCAAGATCATCCTCTCCGTGACGGTGATGAACATGTACGCGAGCGTGTTCTTCCTCACGGCCATGAGCGTGACCCGATACTGGTCTGTGGCGTCGGCGCTGAAGGACCGGACCCGGCGGAGAGTGTGCCCGGTGCGGTGGGTGATCGCCGGGCTGTGGGTCTCCGCCACGGCCGCGTCTCTGCCCACCGCGGTGTTCTCCACGGTGAAGAGCGTGGCCGGGGAGCGGCTGTGCCTGCTCGGCTTCCCCGACGGCCAGTCGTGGCTCGCGCTCTACCACCTCCAGAAGATCCTCGTGGCGTTCGTGTTCCCCATGCTCATCGTGAGCGTGTgctacctgctgctgctgcggttCGTGCGCCTGCGCAGCATGAACAACAACCAGGTGAAGCGCCGGTCCCGGGTCACGCGCTCCGTCACCATCGTGGTGCTGTCCTTCTTCGTGTGCTGGATGCCCAACCACGCCATCAccttctggggcgtgctggtcaaGTTCAACGTGGTGAACTGGGACCGGACGTACTACATGGTGCACACGTACATCCACCCGGTGACCGTGTGCCTCGCGCACACCAACAGCTGCCTGAACCCGGTGCTGTACTGCCTCATGCGCCGCGAGTTCCGCAAGAAGATGAAGGAGCTGTTCTGGCGGATTTCGTCGCCCACCGGGGCGAACAGCTGCCCGCTGCGGCCGTTCTCCGGCACCGTGAGAGCGGAGCCGGAGGTCATCCCGCTGAACACCGTGGAGACGGAGAACTGCAGGCTGTCCGTGTTAACGGACCAGGGCGACACGGACGCGCTGCAGAGGTAA